One stretch of Arachis hypogaea cultivar Tifrunner chromosome 20, arahy.Tifrunner.gnm2.J5K5, whole genome shotgun sequence DNA includes these proteins:
- the LOC112783081 gene encoding arogenate dehydrogenase 1, chloroplastic, whose product MSSSHSQNMKIGIVGFGTFGQFLAKTIIKQGHTITATSRSDYSHLCLQMGIHFFRDMSAFLDAGNDVILLCTSILSLAEVMRSMPLTCLKRPTLFVDVLSVKEHPRNLLLRTLPGELDILCTHPMFGPISGKDGWKDLTFMYDKVRIQDEAKCSRFLQIFETEGCRMVEMSCEEHDKAAARSQFITHTIGRTLGEMDIRSTPIDTKGFETLVQLKETTMKCSFDLYSGLFTHNRFAIQELENLEHALFKVKEMLVQMMKEEQGQEKTES is encoded by the exons ACAATTATAAAACAAGGCCACACTATAACGGCAACTTCTCGATCAGATTACTCCCATCTCTGCCTCCAAATGGGTATCCATTTTTTCAG GGATATGAGTGCATTCCTTGATGCTGGGAACGATGTAATACTGTTATGCACATCGATCTTATCGCTAGCGGAAGTTATGAGGTCAATGCCACTCACTTGTCTGAAGCGACCAACGCTCTTTGTTGATGTCCTTTCGGTCAAAGAACATCCTAGAAACCTTCTACTCCGA ACGTTGCCAGGGGAGTTAGACATACTGTGCACGCACCCAATGTTTGGACCAATCAGTGGGAAGGATGGGTGGAAAGATCTCACTTTCATGTATGACAAAGTTCGAATTCAAGATGAAGCCAAATGCTCTcgtttcctccaaatttttgaaactgAG GGTTGCAGGATGGTAGAAATGTCCTGTGAGGAACATGATAAAGCAGCTGCTAGGAGCCAATTTATCACACACACAATAGGCAG GACATTGGGAGAAATGGATATAAGGTCCACACCTATTGACACTAAGGGCTTTGAGACACTTGTTCAATTG AAGGAGACCACCATGAAATGTAGTTTTGATCTGTACAGTGGATTGTTCACGCATAACAGATTTGCCATACAAGAG CTGGAAAACCTTGAGCATGCCTTGTTCAAGGTCAAAGAGATGCTGGTTCAAATGATGAAAGAGGAGCAGGGTCAAGAAAAAACTGAAAGTTGA
- the LOC112783080 gene encoding protein RETICULATA-RELATED 5, chloroplastic, translating to MKPNTQASSFATTKPPHVTFFRRSRAPVQLNDAVWTVKCHRINLSLRHSKTITITAAAKPENDGVAENSVGPTRRVVLAAPFLAAGASFLFSSATRADDKAVTAPSPVSAPPPAELKAAKVEEPKKKQKEEEAITSRIYDATAIGEPLAIGKDKGKVWEKLMNARVVYLGEAEQVPVRDDKELELEIVKNLQKRCIENEKHLSLALEAFPSNLQEPLSQFMDNKIDGETLKSYTMHWPPERWQEYEPLLNYCRENGIRLVACGTPLSILRTVQAEGIRGLSKADRKVYAPPAGSGFISGFTSISRKSSVDSILNPSVPFGPSSYLSAQARVVEEYNMSQIILQNVLDGGASGMLVVVTGASHVTYGSRGTGVPARISGKIQKKNQVVILLDPERQFIRGEGEVPVADFLWYSAARPCNRNCFDRAEIARVMNAAGRRRDALPQDLQKGIDLGLVSPEVLQNFFDIEKYPLISELTHRFQGFRERLLADPKFLHRLAIEEAISITTTLIAQYEKRKENFFQELDYVITDTVRGSIVDFFTVWLPAPTLSFLSYADEANAPENINSLIGLLGSIPDNAFQKNPAGINWNLNHRIASVVFGGLKLAGVGFISSIGAVASSNSLYAIRKLLNPAVVTQQQIVRSPILKTAVVYSLFLGISSNLRYQVIAGLVEHRLSEQFASQTLFVNMVSFVARTVNSYWGTQQWIDIARATGLQVRKTELPTSDPPNNAAIVCGETEEASIDEIKE from the exons ATGAAGCCAAACACCCAGGCTTCTTCCTTCGCCACTACTAAACCGCCGCACGTGACCTTCTTTCGCCGCTCACGTGCTCCCGTTCAACTAAACGACGCCGTGTGGACCGTGAAATGTCATCGTATCAACTTGTCCCTTCGCCACTCCAAGACCATAACCATAACTGCAGCCGCGAAGCCCGAGAATGACGGCGTAGCTGAAAACTCGGTCGGTCCGACCCGGCGAGTCGTGTTGGCGGCGCCATTTCTTGCCGCCGGCGCGTCGTTTCTGTTCTCGTCGGCAACGAGAGCGGATGATAAGGCTGTGACGGCGCCATCTCCTGTTTCGGCGCCTCCGCCTGCAGAATTGAAGGCGGCGAAGGTTGAGGAACcgaagaagaagcagaaggagGAGGAGGCGATAACGTCGAGGATTTACGACGCGACGGCGATCGGGGAACCGTTGGCAATAGGGAAGGACAAGGGGAAAGTGTGGGAGAAGCTGATGAACGCGCGCGTGGTGTATTTGGGGGAAGCGGAGCAGGTTCCGGTTCGCGACGACAAGGAATTGGAGCTCGAGATCGTTAAGAATTTGCAAAAGCGGTGCATAGAGAATGAGAAGCATTTGTCTTTGGCTCTTGAAGCTTTCCCTTCGAATCTTCAGGAACCGCTCAGTCAGTTCATGGATAACAA GATAGATGGAGAAACCTTAAAGTCTTATACAATGCATTGGCCGCCTGAAAGATGGCAGGAGTATGAACCTCTTCTTAATTACTGCCGTGAAAATGGAATCCGCCTTGTTGCTTGTGGCACCCCACTATCG ATCTTAAGGACTGTACAAGCAGAAGGAATTCGTGGGCTTTCAAAAGCTGATCGTAAAGTATATGCACCTCCAGCTGGTTCAGGCTTCATATCAGGCTTCACTTCTATCTCACGTAAATCATCAGTTGATAGTATTCTAAATCCATCAGTTCCTTTTGGTCCAAGCTCATATCTTTCTGCACAAGCTAGAGTTGTAGAGGAGTATAATATGTCCCAGATCATCTTACAAAATGTGCTTGATGGAGGAGCATCGGGCATGTTAGTAGTTGTGACTGGTGCAAGCCATGTAACATATGGTTCTAGAGGAACTGGAGTGCCAGCAAGAATTTCAGGAAAAATACAGAAGAAAAACCAAGTTGTAATATTGCTTGACCCTGAAAGACAGTTCATTCGTGGAGAGGGAGAAGTTCCTGTTGCTGATTTTTTGTGGTATTCTGCTGCCAGACCCTGTAATAGAAATTGCTTTGACCGTGCTGAGATTGCTCGGGTTATGAATGCTGCTGGGCGCAGACGAGATGCCCTTCCACAG GATCTACAAAAGGGAATTGATCTTGGTTTGGTATCACCAGAGGTATTGCAGAACTTCTTTGACATAGAGAAGTATCCCTTAATTTCAGAACTCACTCACCGTTTCCAG GGTTTCAGGGAAAGATTGTTGGCAGACCCCAAATTCTTGCATAGATTAGCCATAGAAGAAGCTATATCGATAACAACTACTCTAATAGCACAGTATGAAAAGCGGAAAGAAAATTTTTTCCAGGAACTAGACTATGTTATCACAGACACTGTCAGAGGATCAATTGTTGATTTTTTTACAGTGTGGCTTCCTGCACCAACTCTGTCATTCCTTTCATATGCTGATGAGGCAAATGCACCTGAAAACATTAATTCACTAATAGGTCTTCTGGGCTCCATCCCAGACAATGCATTTCAAAAGAATCCAGCAGGGATAAACTGGAATCTCAATCATAGAATTGCATCAGTTGTATTTGGTGGTTTAAAACTTGCCGGTGTTGGATTTATTTCAAGCATAGGTGCTGTGGCTTCATCAAACTCTCTATATGCAATTCGTAAATTACTTAATCCGGCTGTCGTTACTCAACAACAGATTGTGAGGTCACCAATACTCAAAACAGCAGTTGTTTATTCATTATTTCTTGGAATCTCGTCAAATCTCCGATACCAG GTAATTGCTGGGTTAGTGGAGCATCGCCTTTCTGAACAGTTTGCATCCCAAACCTTGTTTGTAAATATGGTATCGTTTGTCGCACGGACAGTCAATTCCTATTGGGGAACCCAG CAATGGATTGACATTGCCCGCGCTACTGGTCTGCAAGTTAGAAAGACAGAGTTACCTACATCAGATCCTCCAAATAATGCAGCAATTGTTTGCGGCGAAACAGAAGAAGCCAGCATTGATGAGATAAAAGAATAA
- the LOC112783442 gene encoding uncharacterized protein, producing the protein MGAGRRTETHVLSERSRAPSSSSSSVNCSVTARNLRKSELGGVIFGCKHNTMNQCFQMQLFGLPSGHISYVKNIGPGLPLFLFNYSDRMLHGIFEAASSGRLNINPYGWTEGSSDCTPYAAQVKFKTRMQFQPLSEVQFSPVIEDNYYLPKLFWFELDQVQTKKLISLFSASTPIAAQSIIPRSIPKLPSSNSAYDGRSYSSLLRNDVHSTGDLKNSQTRQIVPLSNSVTNSEYDGRSYSSLLRNDVHPTSDLKHIQTGQTSLETTHGLNGHNESVDEIDHKGALEQTMLNLPTEDQMNNAWDSPCIGSSLNGGSNTSEEFIDESTQCDEQFEYLKQHMEDLYLSVSADRCLPRSIPCESMSTPYLQSSASEGNTSWSYKSEIENCCFPEAELHLNAKSPDLRFIFDKIQQEVNELRLKQFKQELQICSLEKELVESRREIVSLKQQLKTSDCVTFPKEDLVMRSKSSYKESILIMGGFDGLTCVSTLDCYCPTNDLLETLCPMSSIRSYNSTVKLSGEVYVIGGLQDNLWCDTVESYNLVENQWFTRPSVHQKKGSLAGISLNDKIFAIGGGNGVQCFSEVESFDPNVGKWIPTRSMMMKRFTPAAAEINGVIYVVGGFDGDNYLRSVERYDPRGNSWARLQNMSTMRGCHSLSVLNEQLYAIGGYNGEQMISTVEIFDPRTGSWIMSEPMNTSRGYFATVVIGNSIFAIGGLSESNEVLDTIECYKEGRGWESTNLKALGRRCYLSAILL; encoded by the exons ATGGGTGCGGGAAGGAGAACAGAGACTCATGTATTGAGCGAAAGGTCACGAGcaccttcatcatcttcttcatcgGTAAATTGCAGCGTAACTGCAAGAAATCTGAGGAAGTCTGAATTAGGGGGAGTTATCTTCGGAtgcaagcataatacaatgaaccAGTGCTTTCAAATGCAGTTATTTG GCTTGCCATCTGGACATATATCATATGTGAAGAATATTGGTCCTGGTTTGCCTCTGTTTCTATTCAACTATAGTGATAGGATGCTACATGGTATATTTGAAGCTGCAAGTAGTGGAAGATTGAATATTAATCCTTATGGCTGGACTGAGGGTAGCTCGGATTGCACTCCATATGCAGCCCAG GTAAAGTTCAAGACTAGAATGCAGTTCCAGCCCTTGTCGGAAGTTCAGTTTAGTCCGGTTATCGAGGACAACTATTACCTTCcaaagttgttttggtttgaactGGATCAAGTTCAAACTAAGAAGCTAATATCCCTTTTTTCGGCGTCTACACCAATAGCTGCACAGAGTATAATCCCGAGAAGTATACCAAAGCTTCCTTCGTCTAATTCAGCATATGATGGCCGCTCTTACTCGTCTCTTTTAAGAAATGATGTTCATTCGACTGGTGATTTGAAGAATTCTCAGACCCGACAGATAGTTCCGTTGTCTAATTCAGTCACTAATTCGGAATATGATGGCCGCTCTTACTCATCTCTTTTAAGAAATGATGTCCATCCTACCAGTGATTTGAAGCATATTCAAACTGGACAGACCTCCTTGGAAACTACTCATGGTTTGAATGGTCACAATGAGTCTGTGGATGAAATAGACCACAAGGGAGCATTGGAGCAAACCATGTTGAATCTGCCTACTGAAGATCAGATGAATAATGCATGGGATTCGCCATGTATTGGATCTAGTTTGAATGGAGGGAGCAACACATCAGAGGAATTTATTGATGAGTCTACCCAATGTGATGAACAATTTGAATACTTGAAGCAGCATATGGAAGACCTCTACTTATCTGTTTCAGCTGATCGGTGTTTGCCTCGATCCATACCATGTGAGAGTATGTCCACTCCTTACTTGCAGAGCAGTGCTTCAGAGGGTAATACTTCTTGGTCATACAAGTCTGAGATAGAAAATTGTTGCTTTCCTGAAGCAGAGTTGCATTTGAATGCCAAATCACCTGATCTTCGTTTTATTTTTGACAAG ATACAACAAGAAGTCAATGAATTGCGGTTAAAGCAGTTCAAACAGGAGCTGCAAATCTGTTCCTTGGAGAAAGAGCTG GTTGAATCAAGAAGAGAGATAGTGAGCTTGAAGCAGCAATTGAAGACATCAGATTGTGTCACATTTCCTAAAGAGGATCTTGTAATGCGATCTAAATCTAGTTATAAGGAATCAATTTTAATAATGGGAGGTTTCGATGGGTTAACATGCGTGTCAACTTTGGATTGCTACTGTCCAACTAATGATTTGTTGGAGACCCTTTGTCCAATGAGTTCGATTCGATCATATAACTCTACTGTGAAGTTAAGTGGTGAAGTTTATGTAATTGGTGGCTTACAAGATAATTTGTGGTGTGACACAG TTGAATCATACAACCTAGTGGAAAATCAATGGTTCACTCGTCCTTCTGTACATCAAAAGAAAGGAAGTCTTGCTGGGATTTCATTGAATGACAAGATTTTCGCTATAGGCGGTGGAAATGGTGTACAATGTttctctgaggttgaatcatTTGACCCAAACGTTGGAAAGTGGATACCTACAAGGTCAATGATGATGAAA AGATTTACTCCAGCTGCAGCAGAAATTAATGGCGTCATATATGTTGTAGGTGGATTTGATGGAGATAATTATTTGAG gTCAGTGGAGAGATATGATCCTCGCGGGAATTCATGGGCTAGACTTCAAAACATGTCAACAATGAGAGGCTGCCATTCTTTATCTGTCCTAAACGAACAGCT ATATGCAATTGGAGGATATAATGGAGAACAGATGATCTCAACAGTTGAGATATTTGATCCTCGCACTGGTTCATGGATAATGAGCGAACCCATGAACACTTCTAGGGGATATTTTGCAACTGTAGTAATTGGAAATTCAATTTTTGCCATCGGTGGTTTGAGTGAAAGTAATGAAGTTTTAGATACG ATTGAATGTTACAAAGAAGGTCGTGGCTGGGAATCAACTAATCTAAAAGCTCTTGGAAGGAGATGCTACTTATCTGCCATACTCTTGTGA